Proteins found in one Streptomyces sp. CB09001 genomic segment:
- a CDS encoding cobalamin biosynthesis protein, whose translation MRAGRVFAYGAAAGLLGDLLLGDPRRGHPVAAFGRAAGAVERVLWRDHRGRGALHTVVCAGGAAVLGSAAAHAVRRSPAASVALTAAATWSVVGGTSLAREATAVGRALEAGDVEAARARLPHLCGRDPRALDADGIARAVVESVAENTSDAVVGALVWGAVAGVPGLLGFRAVNTLDAMVGHKSPRYRRYGWASARLDDLAGWPGARLTAVLATVAGGDPRGAVRAWRADAARHPSPNAGPVEASFAGALGVRLGGTLSYGGRVEHRPVLNGAAGRAVRGTGSADIDRAVRLSRRVGWLALGVCAGARLLVRGAAAKNPGATKGRMS comes from the coding sequence GTGCGTGCCGGACGCGTCTTCGCGTACGGCGCCGCCGCCGGCCTCCTCGGTGACCTCCTCCTCGGCGATCCGCGCCGCGGACACCCGGTCGCCGCGTTCGGCCGTGCCGCGGGCGCCGTGGAACGGGTGCTGTGGCGGGACCACCGGGGCCGGGGCGCGCTGCACACCGTCGTGTGCGCCGGCGGCGCCGCCGTCCTCGGCTCGGCCGCCGCACACGCCGTACGCCGCTCCCCCGCCGCCTCCGTCGCGCTGACCGCCGCGGCCACCTGGTCGGTCGTCGGCGGCACCTCGCTGGCCCGCGAGGCCACTGCCGTCGGCCGTGCCCTGGAGGCCGGGGACGTCGAGGCGGCGCGGGCGCGGCTGCCGCACCTGTGCGGGCGGGACCCGCGGGCGCTGGACGCCGACGGGATCGCCCGGGCCGTCGTGGAGTCCGTCGCCGAGAACACCTCGGACGCGGTGGTGGGCGCCCTGGTGTGGGGCGCGGTGGCCGGGGTGCCCGGACTGCTCGGCTTCCGGGCCGTCAACACCCTGGACGCGATGGTCGGCCACAAGTCGCCCCGCTACCGCCGCTACGGCTGGGCCTCGGCCCGCCTCGACGACCTCGCGGGCTGGCCGGGCGCCCGCCTCACCGCCGTACTGGCCACCGTGGCGGGCGGCGACCCGCGCGGCGCCGTACGGGCCTGGCGGGCGGACGCCGCACGGCACCCGAGCCCCAACGCCGGGCCCGTGGAGGCCTCGTTCGCGGGCGCCCTCGGCGTGCGGCTGGGCGGCACGCTCTCCTACGGCGGGCGGGTCGAGCACCGACCCGTCCTCAACGGGGCGGCGGGGCGCGCCGTACGGGGGACCGGTTCCGCCGACATCGACCGGGCGGTACGGCTGTCCCGGCGCGTGGGCTGGCTCGCGCTGGGCGTGTGCGCGGGCGCGCGGCTGCTCGTGCGCGGGGCCGCCGCGAAGAACCCGGGTGCCACGAAGGGGCGTATGTCATGA
- a CDS encoding cobyric acid synthase: protein MNGGLLVAGTTSDAGKSVVTAGICRWLVRQGVKVAPFKAQNMSLNSFVTREGAEIGRAQAMQAQACRVEPTAHMNPVLLKPGGERSSQVVLLGRPVGEMSARGYHGGRQERLLGTVLDSLAELRGTYDAVICEGAGSPAEINLRRTDIVNMGIARGAGLPVLVVGDIDRGGVFASFFGTVALLAPGDQALVAGFLVNKFRGDVSLLEPGLEMLHGLTGRRTYGVLPFRHGLGIDEEDGLRVSLRGTVRESVVAPPVGEDVLRIAVCAVPLMSNFTDVDALAAEPGVVVRFVDRPEELADADLVIVPGTRGTVRALEWLRERGLADAIARRVAERRPVLGICGGFQLLGEHIEDEVESRAGHVDGLGLLPVRVRFDREKTLTRPVGEALGEHVEGYEIHHGVAEVAGGDAFISDDKGHSLDGCRVGQTWGTHWHGSLESDGFRRAFLREVAAAAGRRFVPAPDTSFAALREEQLDRLGDLIEHHADTDALWRLIESGAPQGLPFIPPGAPA, encoded by the coding sequence ATGAACGGTGGCCTGCTCGTCGCCGGCACCACCTCCGACGCCGGCAAGAGCGTCGTCACCGCCGGGATCTGCCGCTGGCTGGTGCGCCAGGGCGTCAAGGTGGCGCCGTTCAAGGCGCAGAACATGTCGCTGAACTCCTTCGTGACCCGCGAGGGCGCGGAGATCGGGCGGGCGCAGGCCATGCAGGCCCAGGCCTGCCGGGTGGAGCCGACCGCGCACATGAACCCCGTGCTGCTCAAGCCCGGCGGGGAGCGCAGCAGCCAGGTCGTGCTGCTCGGCAGGCCCGTGGGCGAGATGAGCGCCCGCGGCTACCACGGCGGGCGCCAGGAGCGGCTGCTCGGCACGGTGCTCGACTCGCTGGCCGAACTGCGCGGCACGTACGACGCGGTGATCTGTGAGGGCGCGGGCAGCCCGGCCGAGATCAACCTGCGCCGCACCGACATCGTGAACATGGGGATCGCCCGGGGCGCCGGACTCCCCGTCCTCGTCGTCGGCGACATCGACCGCGGGGGCGTCTTCGCCTCCTTCTTCGGCACGGTGGCGCTGCTGGCGCCCGGGGACCAGGCACTGGTCGCCGGGTTCCTGGTGAACAAGTTCCGGGGCGACGTGTCGTTGCTGGAGCCGGGTCTGGAGATGCTGCACGGGCTCACCGGACGGCGGACGTACGGCGTGCTGCCCTTCCGGCACGGGCTCGGCATCGACGAGGAGGACGGCCTCCGGGTCTCGCTGCGCGGGACGGTGCGGGAGTCGGTCGTCGCGCCGCCGGTCGGCGAGGACGTGCTGCGGATCGCCGTCTGCGCGGTCCCGCTGATGTCCAACTTCACGGACGTGGACGCGCTGGCCGCCGAACCCGGTGTCGTGGTGCGGTTCGTGGACCGGCCGGAGGAACTGGCCGACGCCGACCTGGTGATCGTGCCGGGGACGCGCGGGACGGTGCGGGCGCTGGAGTGGCTGCGGGAGCGGGGGCTCGCGGACGCGATCGCGCGCAGGGTGGCCGAGCGCCGGCCCGTGCTCGGCATCTGCGGCGGCTTCCAGCTCCTCGGCGAGCACATCGAGGACGAGGTCGAGTCACGCGCCGGGCACGTGGACGGGCTGGGACTGCTCCCCGTCCGGGTGAGGTTCGACCGCGAGAAGACCCTCACCCGGCCGGTGGGCGAGGCCCTCGGCGAGCACGTCGAGGGGTACGAGATCCACCACGGGGTCGCCGAAGTCGCGGGGGGCGATGCGTTCATCTCCGATGACAAAGGACACAGCTTGGACGGCTGCCGGGTCGGCCAGACCTGGGGCACGCACTGGCACGGCTCGCTGGAGTCGGACGGCTTCCGGCGGGCGTTCCTGCGCGAGGTGGCCGCCGCCGCGGGCCGCCGTTTCGTGCCGGCCCCCGACACCTCGTTCGCCGCGCTGCGCGAGGAGCAGCTCGACCGGCTCGGCGACCTGATCGAACACCACGCGGACACGGACGCGCTGTGGCGGCTCATCGAGTCCGGCGCGCCGCAAGGACTGCCCTTCATTCCACCGGGAGCGCCCGCATGA
- the cobN gene encoding cobaltochelatase subunit CobN yields MSTVLLLSTADTDLLAARASDAAYRIGNPTRIDVREELPGLVEGADLAVVRLLGGKRAWEDGLAALRAAGIPTVLLGGESVPDAELMAESSVPAGVVAQALRYLVEGGPDNLAQLARFLSDTVLLTGEGFDEPRKMPEYGVHGSRDVVAGRPTVGVLFYRAHQLSGNTAFVDTLCDAIEARGANALPVYCGSLRGADPGLYELLGRADALVATVLAAGGTHASQASAGGAEEAWDIGALADLNVPVLQGLCLTSSRAAWEASDAALSPMDAAMQVAIPEFDGRLVTVPFSFKEQGPDEVPVYVADPERAARVAGIAVRHAVLGHKPNADKKLALVFTAYPTKHSRVGNAVGLDTPASAVRVLDALREAGYGVTEYPAEGDELIHRLIEAGGHDVEWLTEDQLAAAPARVPLADYRAWFEKLDPRLRDGMREAWGEPPGSLYVDGDDIVLASLRFGNVVVMIQPPRGFGENPIAIYHDPDMPPSHHYMAAYRWLNAATSEGGFGADAIVHMGKHGTMEWLPGKGLGLSAGCAPDAVLGDLPLIYPFIVNDPGEGTQAKRRGHATVVDHLVPPMARADTYGDLAKLEQLLDEYALVSDLDPTKAPAVRAQIWTLVKAAELHHDLHVDDQPDDDAFDGFVMHIDGYLCEIKDVQIRDGLHILGGGPVGEPRVNLVLAVLRASQVWGGQANALPGLRACLAEHFGLVEKELLAAPGAPVKAPVELTDLVDGPARSAADAIDLLEQLCRRFAEGMELRAWDAGAVPGLVRDVLGTELRDAVAVLEFACVEVVPRLARTTDEIGHILRALDGGYVPAGPSGSPTRGLVNVLPTGRNFYSVDPKAIPSRLSWEVGQSLADSLIQRYLSDTGEYPRSVGLTVWGTSAMRTQGDDIAEILALLGCRPVWDDASRRVTGFEVVPVAELGRPRVDVTVRISGFFRDAFPHVVGLIDDAVRAVAELDEPASQNFVRAHADEDTAEHGDRRRATSRIFGSKPGAYGAGLLPLIDARNWRSDADLAEVYAVWGGYAYGRGLDGRAARGDMETAFRRIAVAAKNVDTREHDLVDADDYFQYHGGMVAMVRHLTGASPEAYVGDSATPDQVKTRTLGEETHRVFRARVVNPRWMAAMRRHGYKGAFEMAATVDYLFGYDATAGVVDDWMYERLSAEYVFDAENRDFMKKSNPWALRGITERLLEAADRGLWAEPDAETLERLRATYLELEGDLEGDDK; encoded by the coding sequence ATGAGCACAGTGTTGTTGTTGTCGACCGCCGACACGGACCTGCTGGCGGCCCGCGCGTCGGACGCCGCCTACCGGATCGGCAACCCGACCCGGATCGACGTGCGCGAGGAGTTGCCCGGGCTGGTCGAGGGCGCGGACCTCGCCGTGGTCCGCCTGCTCGGCGGCAAGCGCGCCTGGGAGGACGGGCTGGCCGCGCTGCGGGCCGCCGGCATCCCGACCGTCCTGCTGGGCGGCGAGAGCGTGCCGGACGCGGAGCTGATGGCCGAGTCGTCGGTCCCGGCCGGGGTGGTGGCGCAGGCCCTGCGCTACCTGGTCGAGGGCGGCCCGGACAACCTCGCCCAGCTGGCCCGCTTCCTGTCGGACACGGTGCTGCTGACCGGTGAGGGCTTCGACGAGCCGCGGAAGATGCCGGAGTACGGCGTCCACGGCTCCCGGGACGTCGTGGCCGGCCGCCCGACGGTCGGCGTGCTCTTCTACCGCGCCCACCAGCTGAGCGGCAACACCGCCTTCGTCGACACGTTGTGCGACGCGATCGAGGCGCGCGGTGCCAACGCCCTGCCCGTGTACTGCGGTTCGCTGCGCGGCGCGGACCCCGGGCTGTACGAGCTGCTGGGCCGGGCCGACGCCCTCGTCGCCACGGTCCTCGCGGCCGGCGGCACGCACGCCTCGCAGGCCTCGGCGGGCGGTGCCGAGGAGGCGTGGGACATCGGTGCGCTGGCCGACCTGAACGTGCCGGTGCTGCAAGGACTCTGCCTCACCTCCTCCCGGGCCGCCTGGGAGGCCTCGGACGCCGCTCTGTCCCCCATGGACGCGGCGATGCAGGTCGCGATCCCGGAGTTCGACGGGCGCCTGGTGACCGTGCCGTTCTCCTTCAAGGAGCAGGGCCCGGACGAGGTGCCGGTCTACGTCGCCGACCCCGAGCGGGCCGCGCGCGTCGCCGGGATCGCCGTCCGGCACGCGGTGCTCGGGCACAAGCCGAACGCCGACAAGAAGCTGGCGCTGGTGTTCACGGCGTACCCGACCAAGCACTCCCGCGTCGGCAACGCCGTCGGCCTCGACACCCCCGCGTCCGCGGTGCGGGTCCTGGACGCGCTGCGGGAGGCGGGGTACGGGGTCACCGAGTACCCCGCCGAGGGCGACGAGTTGATCCACCGGCTGATCGAGGCGGGCGGCCACGACGTGGAGTGGCTGACGGAGGACCAGCTGGCCGCGGCGCCCGCACGGGTGCCGCTGGCCGACTACCGGGCCTGGTTCGAGAAACTGGACCCCCGGCTGCGGGACGGCATGCGGGAGGCGTGGGGCGAGCCGCCGGGCTCGCTGTATGTCGACGGCGACGACATCGTGCTGGCCTCCCTCCGGTTCGGGAACGTCGTGGTGATGATCCAGCCGCCGCGCGGCTTCGGCGAGAACCCCATCGCGATCTACCACGACCCGGACATGCCGCCGTCGCACCACTACATGGCGGCCTACCGCTGGCTGAACGCTGCGACATCGGAGGGGGGTTTCGGCGCCGACGCGATCGTGCACATGGGCAAGCACGGCACGATGGAGTGGCTGCCGGGCAAGGGGCTGGGGCTGAGTGCCGGCTGCGCACCGGACGCCGTCCTCGGCGACCTGCCGCTGATCTACCCCTTCATCGTCAACGACCCCGGCGAGGGCACCCAGGCCAAGCGCCGCGGGCACGCCACGGTCGTCGACCACCTGGTGCCGCCGATGGCGCGCGCCGACACCTACGGCGACCTGGCCAAGCTGGAGCAGCTGCTCGACGAGTACGCCCTCGTCTCCGACCTGGACCCGACGAAGGCGCCGGCGGTCCGCGCGCAGATCTGGACGCTGGTCAAGGCGGCCGAGCTCCACCACGACCTGCACGTGGACGACCAGCCGGACGACGACGCGTTCGACGGGTTCGTCATGCACATCGACGGCTACCTGTGCGAGATCAAGGACGTGCAGATCCGCGACGGCCTGCACATCCTGGGCGGCGGCCCGGTCGGCGAGCCGCGCGTCAACCTCGTCCTGGCGGTGCTGCGCGCCTCGCAGGTGTGGGGCGGGCAGGCGAACGCGCTGCCGGGTCTGCGGGCCTGTCTGGCCGAGCACTTCGGGCTGGTGGAGAAGGAACTGCTGGCCGCGCCCGGCGCCCCGGTGAAGGCACCGGTGGAACTGACGGACCTGGTCGACGGCCCTGCCCGGTCGGCGGCCGACGCGATCGACCTGCTCGAGCAGCTGTGCCGGCGGTTCGCGGAGGGCATGGAGCTGCGGGCGTGGGACGCGGGGGCCGTTCCGGGCCTGGTGCGGGACGTGCTGGGCACCGAACTCCGCGACGCGGTGGCGGTGCTGGAGTTCGCCTGCGTGGAGGTCGTGCCGCGGCTCGCGCGGACGACGGACGAGATCGGGCACATCCTGCGGGCCCTGGACGGCGGTTACGTCCCGGCCGGGCCTTCCGGGTCCCCGACCCGTGGCCTGGTCAACGTCCTGCCGACCGGCCGGAACTTCTACTCCGTCGACCCGAAGGCGATCCCGTCCCGGCTGAGCTGGGAGGTCGGGCAGTCGCTGGCGGACTCGCTGATCCAGCGGTACCTGAGCGACACGGGTGAGTACCCGAGGTCCGTCGGCCTCACCGTCTGGGGCACGTCCGCGATGCGCACCCAGGGCGACGACATCGCCGAGATCCTGGCGCTGCTGGGCTGCCGTCCGGTCTGGGACGACGCCTCGCGCCGGGTGACGGGCTTCGAGGTGGTGCCGGTGGCGGAGCTGGGCCGGCCGCGCGTGGACGTGACGGTGCGCATCTCGGGCTTCTTCCGGGACGCGTTCCCGCACGTGGTGGGGTTGATCGACGACGCGGTACGGGCGGTGGCGGAGCTGGACGAGCCCGCCTCGCAGAACTTCGTCCGCGCGCACGCCGACGAGGACACCGCCGAGCACGGCGACCGGCGCCGGGCGACCTCCCGCATCTTCGGCTCCAAGCCGGGCGCCTACGGCGCGGGTCTGCTGCCGCTGATCGACGCCCGCAACTGGCGCAGCGACGCGGACCTCGCCGAGGTGTACGCGGTGTGGGGCGGCTACGCCTACGGGCGCGGGCTGGACGGGCGGGCGGCGCGCGGCGACATGGAGACGGCGTTCCGGCGGATCGCGGTGGCGGCGAAGAACGTGGACACGCGTGAGCACGATCTCGTCGACGCCGACGACTACTTCCAGTACCACGGCGGCATGGTCGCGATGGTCCGGCACCTGACGGGCGCGAGCCCGGAGGCGTACGTCGGTGACTCCGCGACCCCGGACCAGGTGAAGACGCGGACGCTGGGCGAGGAGACCCACCGCGTCTTCCGCGCCCGCGTGGTCAACCCGCGGTGGATGGCGGCGATGCGGCGGCACGGCTACAAGGGCGCCTTCGAGATGGCGGCGACCGTGGACTACCTCTTCGGGTACGACGCCACGGCCGGGGTCGTGGACGACTGGATGTACGAGCGGCTCAGCGCCGAGTACGTCTTCGACGCGGAGAACCGGGACTTCATGAAGAAGTCCAACCCCTGGGCGCTGCGCGGCATCACGGAGCGGCTGCTGGAGGCCGCGGACCGGGGGCTGTGGGCGGAGCCGGACGCGGAGACGCTGGAGCGGCTGCGTGCCACGTATCTGGAGCTCGAGGGCGATCTGGAAGGTGACGACAAGTGA
- a CDS encoding putative cobaltochelatase, which translates to MSTPFPFTAVVGQDDLRLALLLNAVSPAVGGVLVRGEKGTAKSTAVRALSALMPEVDVVSGCRFSCDPDSPDPACPDGPHEPGAFASRPARMVELPVGASEDRLVGALDIERALAEGVKAFEPGLLADAHRGILYVDEVNLLHDHLVDLLLDAAAMGASYVEREGVSVRHAARFLLVGTMNPEEGELRPQLLDRFGLTVEVAASREPDQRVEVVRRRLAYDDDPAGFAARWADEEAAVRARIVGARELLPSVRLGDGALRQIAATCAAFEVDGMRADIVMARTATALAAWAGRTEVLAEDVRQAALLALPHRRRRNPFDAPGLDEDKLDETLEEFGGQDGDGGGDDDPGPGPGGGPGGQPDPDDAPQGDGDTAARPEAGEGGEPQPSGGAGEQSPARAAEPFRTKVLSVPGLGEGAAGRRSRARTEHGRTTGARRPQGALTKLHLAATVQAAAPHQRARGRSGRGLVVRRDDLRQATREGREGNLVLFVVDASGSMAARQRMSAVKGAVLSLLLDAYQRRDKVGLVTFRGSAADVALPPTSSVDAAAVRLESLPTGGRTPLAAGLLRAHEVLRVERLRDPARRPLMVVVTDGRATGGPEPVALASRAARLFAAEGAASVVVDCESGPVRLGLAGRLAGELGGTAVTLDELRADSIAGLVRDVQGSRRAA; encoded by the coding sequence GTGAGTACCCCGTTCCCGTTCACGGCCGTGGTCGGCCAGGACGACCTGCGGCTGGCGCTGCTGCTGAACGCCGTCTCCCCGGCCGTCGGCGGTGTGCTGGTCCGCGGCGAGAAGGGCACCGCGAAGTCCACGGCGGTGCGGGCGCTGTCGGCGCTGATGCCGGAGGTGGACGTCGTCTCCGGGTGCCGCTTCTCCTGCGATCCCGACTCCCCCGACCCGGCCTGCCCGGACGGCCCGCACGAGCCGGGTGCGTTCGCCTCGCGCCCGGCGCGCATGGTCGAGCTGCCCGTCGGTGCCTCCGAGGACCGGCTGGTGGGCGCCCTGGACATCGAGCGGGCGCTGGCGGAGGGCGTGAAGGCCTTCGAGCCGGGCCTGTTGGCCGACGCGCACCGCGGGATCCTGTACGTCGACGAGGTCAATCTCCTCCACGACCACTTGGTCGACCTCCTGTTGGATGCCGCCGCGATGGGCGCCTCCTACGTCGAGCGCGAGGGCGTGTCTGTGCGGCACGCCGCCCGGTTCCTGCTGGTCGGGACCATGAACCCGGAAGAGGGCGAACTGCGGCCGCAGTTGCTGGACCGCTTCGGCCTCACCGTCGAGGTCGCCGCCTCGCGCGAGCCCGACCAGCGGGTGGAGGTCGTGCGGCGCCGCCTGGCGTACGACGACGACCCGGCCGGTTTCGCCGCGCGCTGGGCCGACGAGGAGGCCGCCGTACGGGCGCGGATCGTGGGCGCGCGGGAACTGCTGCCGTCGGTGCGGCTGGGCGACGGGGCGCTGCGGCAGATCGCGGCGACCTGCGCGGCCTTCGAGGTGGACGGTATGCGGGCCGACATCGTGATGGCGCGTACGGCGACCGCGCTGGCGGCCTGGGCCGGGCGGACGGAGGTGCTGGCGGAGGACGTGCGGCAGGCGGCGCTGCTCGCGCTGCCGCACCGGCGGCGGCGCAACCCGTTCGACGCGCCGGGGCTCGACGAGGACAAGCTGGACGAGACGCTGGAGGAGTTCGGCGGGCAGGACGGGGACGGGGGCGGGGACGACGATCCCGGTCCGGGGCCCGGCGGCGGTCCCGGTGGACAGCCCGATCCCGATGACGCGCCGCAGGGCGACGGCGACACCGCCGCGCGGCCTGAGGCCGGGGAGGGCGGCGAGCCGCAGCCTTCCGGTGGTGCCGGTGAGCAGTCCCCCGCGCGGGCCGCCGAGCCGTTCCGGACCAAGGTGCTGAGCGTGCCGGGGCTGGGTGAGGGTGCCGCCGGGCGGCGTTCGCGGGCGCGGACCGAGCACGGGCGGACCACGGGCGCCCGGCGGCCGCAGGGCGCCCTGACCAAGCTGCACCTGGCCGCCACCGTGCAGGCCGCCGCCCCGCACCAGCGGGCGCGGGGCCGCAGCGGGCGGGGGCTCGTGGTGCGCCGGGACGATCTGCGGCAGGCGACGCGTGAGGGGCGCGAGGGCAACCTCGTGCTGTTCGTCGTGGACGCCTCCGGGTCGATGGCCGCGCGGCAGCGGATGAGCGCCGTCAAGGGTGCCGTGCTGTCGCTGCTGCTGGACGCGTACCAGCGGCGGGACAAGGTGGGGCTGGTGACCTTCCGGGGTTCGGCGGCCGACGTGGCACTGCCGCCGACGTCGTCGGTGGACGCGGCGGCGGTGCGGCTGGAGTCGCTGCCGACGGGCGGGCGTACGCCGTTGGCCGCCGGGCTGCTGCGTGCCCACGAGGTGCTGCGGGTGGAGCGGCTGCGGGACCCGGCGCGGCGGCCACTGATGGTCGTCGTGACGGACGGTCGGGCCACGGGCGGTCCTGAGCCGGTCGCGCTGGCCTCGCGTGCCGCGCGGCTGTTCGCCGCCGAGGGCGCCGCGTCCGTGGTCGTGGACTGCGAGTCGGGGCCGGTACGGCTCGGGCTGGCCGGGCGGCTCGCGGGTGAACTGGGCGGTACGGCGGTGACGCTGGACGAGCTGCGGGCCGACTCGATCGCCGGTCTGGTGAGGGACGTTCAGGGCAGCAGGAGGGCCGCGTAA
- the cobO gene encoding cob(I)yrinic acid a,c-diamide adenosyltransferase has product MPQGRPSVVPEDGLTTRQRRNRPLVVVHTGIGKGKSTAAFGLALRAWNQGWPIGVFQFVKSAKWKVGEENALRVLGASGEGGTVDWHKMGEGWSWVQRDAQLDNEEKAREGWEQVKRDLAAETYKLYVLDEFAYPMHWGWVDTDEVVSVLRERPGTQHVVITGRNAPAKLVEVADLVTDMSKVKHPMDAGQKGQRGIEW; this is encoded by the coding sequence ATGCCGCAGGGCAGGCCGAGTGTCGTACCGGAGGACGGACTGACGACCCGACAGCGGCGCAACCGTCCGCTGGTCGTGGTGCACACGGGGATCGGGAAGGGCAAGTCCACCGCCGCCTTCGGGCTGGCGTTGCGGGCCTGGAACCAGGGGTGGCCGATCGGGGTGTTCCAGTTCGTCAAGTCGGCGAAGTGGAAGGTCGGCGAGGAGAACGCCCTGCGGGTGCTGGGCGCCAGCGGCGAGGGCGGAACCGTCGACTGGCACAAGATGGGCGAGGGCTGGTCCTGGGTCCAGCGCGACGCCCAGCTGGACAACGAGGAGAAGGCCCGGGAGGGCTGGGAGCAGGTCAAGCGGGACCTGGCCGCCGAGACGTACAAGCTGTACGTGCTGGACGAGTTCGCCTATCCGATGCACTGGGGGTGGGTCGACACCGACGAGGTGGTGTCGGTGCTGCGCGAGCGGCCGGGGACCCAGCATGTCGTGATCACCGGGCGGAACGCGCCCGCGAAGCTGGTGGAGGTCGCCGATCTCGTCACCGACATGTCCAAGGTCAAGCATCCGATGGACGCGGGGCAGAAGGGGCAGAGGGGCATCGAGTGGTGA